The Euphorbia lathyris chromosome 2, ddEupLath1.1, whole genome shotgun sequence genome includes a window with the following:
- the LOC136219612 gene encoding histone H1.1-like has product MSPSVAAAKSKAKVAKESKSKNAASAPKKARSYPPYSQMINEAIVALKERTGSSHIAITKFIEEKQKSNLPANFKKLLFVQLKKLVANGKLVKVKNSFKLPSKSTPVSDAKAPKAKKEVSVKKVTGIKPKTAAKKAPITKTAKSPAKKAVKPAAVKTPVKKAAVAVIAKKKTPVKGVKKPKSIKSPVKKARVTRARK; this is encoded by the exons ATGTCACCTTCCGTCGCCGCCGCCAAGTCCAAGGCCAAAGTTGCCAAGGAGTCAAAATCGAAGAATGCTGCTTCCGCCCCTAAGAAAGCCCGATCTTATCCTCCTTACAGCCAA ATGATAAATGAAGCCATAGTAGCGTTGAAGGAGAGGACTGGATCAAGCCATATTGCGATTACGAAATTCATCGAGGAGAAGCAGAAGTCTAATCTGCCTGCCAATTTTAAGAAGCTATTGTTTGTTCAACTGAAAAAGCTCGTCGCTAATGGCAAGCTTGTTAAGGTTAAGAATTCCTTCAAACTTCCTTCCAAGTCTACGCCTGTTTCTGATGCAAAAGCACCAAAGGCTAAGAAGGAGGTTTCTGTCAAGAAGGTTACTGGAATAAAGCCGAAGACTGCGGCGAAGAAGGCTCCGATAACCAAAACAGCGAAGTCGCCTGCTAAGAAGGCTGTGAAACCTGCGGCGGTGAAAACGCCTGTAAAAAAAGCGGCAGTTGCTGTAATTGCAAAAAAGAAGACGCCTGTGAAGGGAGTGAAGAAGCCAAAAAGCATCAAGTCACCAGTCAAGAAAGCTCGGGTTACTAGAGCGAGAAAGTAG